The Vitis vinifera cultivar Pinot Noir 40024 chromosome 8, ASM3070453v1 genome segment TACTGCTTTCGAATGTCTGCTACAATGTCTTTTGGTCGAAATTCACAACCAATCCCTTGATATGTTTCTCTTATACTCTCACCAATCAACCAACTACTTGCATGTCGATTGTCACGAGACATCATATCTAACCGACAAGTGTGTGTTGaatagaatttcattatttgaaacataTTGGAAATCCCCAACTTGGTAGCACGAACTTGCCACTTGCattctttatcaaaacattcaacaagCAATAACTTAGTAGTGGATTTAGTTGTTTTGAACTCAAACTTCcttttcagagccatcatatacAACTTCCTTTGTAATTCTTTCTTACTTGAGTAAATTTGGTGTTCTTCTAGATGGTCATCACTAATTCCACTAACTATAGGTTGTTGCATCATGTTTTGTCTTTCATTTGCTACATCTTCGATTATAGTGGGATTGTCATGTATGAACCCATCACTTGTATCAATCATGGTCAAGATTTCTGCACTCTGAGCTGAACCAGTTCTGAATGAGCCAATTTGGGTCACTTGCTTATCACTAGTAGGGTTAGTATTCATTCTATAATCCTCCTCATTAATTGCAGTCTCATTCATGTTCCAATCATGAACTTTATACCCTTCATGTGACTCATTTTGAAATCTTGGTCCATTTTCACCATCAACAGTAAGAGTTTCAACTGAATCACAATGAATGTGTCTACTTTTATGCATCAACATTGAGTCCTCATTCAATTCTTTATCAATCTCAGAAGACATATGACATTCGAAATAAGAATTGCAAATTGATTTCTGATTGTGATTATCAATTCTCTTTTCAACTATGATGCACAATGGAACAGACAGCTTACCATTTGTACAATTTAAACCAATAAAGAATTTCACATCCCCATCATCAGTTAGTTGTATAGGACTTGTGGGTATGTTGGCATTGAATACATACttcattgaaagaaaacaatttgttgGATCTAGCTTCAAAATATGATGGACAACCCCTAATAACTCTTTATATGATATAGTTTTCGGGATCTCAATGCCTTTACCTTTACTTCCTTCGAAATAGAAAACATTTCCATCTCGTACCCATTCTCCTTCATATAAAAGCATTATTCCTACTTCATCAACCACTGAAATAACAGAATAATTCAATTAGTGGCATCAACAAacaatattagaatattttttagttacatCATAGCATTAGCACCAATAAGTaggtattaattttaaaaaactcattcattattaaatacatattatttcattacacatatttatttttttaataaacaacaaataaataacattattaatCATCTTTACTACCTCAAATAATACCAATAATGATATAGAAATACAATGtatatagttattaaataaattcagacATTGTAActctaaactattttaaacaataaaaatatatttgtttactaaaagattggttatgttgtaatttatttaatgtcaAGGCTAATTTGCAAATGATTCAACTCAAATTgagtataattaaatacaataacaaaaatataatgttactataaaataactatatacaattttaaCTTACTTCAAGTTCAACTTAACACACGTCAAGTTCAACTTAATATCCGTAAGGTTTtgatatataactaaaaaagataACTTTATATATTATGTCAAAACCCTATTAACACATATATTTACATCTATATAAAGCACAAATGTGCAAACAATACCAAAACCATCATAAAATTCCATAAGTTTTATTACTTaccatcatttgatttttccatataGACAATGTTTCTCCACGCTACACTTTTTAAGCTGattgtttccttcttttaatCCCTTTTTTCATGGctgtaaatgatattaaaaaaattataacaatttcaaacttatttaaatatttactacatctcattaaatgtttgaaaatattcaataaataaaacatgaaagaaaaaaaatatgaaaaaataaaaataaacgtaCACTGTTTATCCAACCACAACTTAAAGCGTTTTAAGTTGAAGAAATCTGAAGAGAAACTGTGTGAGACTTGAAGAAATGCACTGAAAAGAGAGAAACGGAATAacaggagaaaatgaaaaaaatgagaaagtggaagaaataataaaaaggaggtgaatggagggaaataaaattagaataggAGGGAAAAAGGAGTTGATGTAGctgaggggtatttttgtccagaTCGGACCATTTTAGAGGCTATTAAAAGTGGAGGGTTAGTTTTACAATATTGAGGGATTTTTGTCCCTTCTGATCagttttccctttcttttaagCAAAAATGGACCATTGTTTTATAGAATTTTTCAAGAAACTCATATACAAATTGAAAAACCTTTTCTTAaagcaatttaatttttttcaaggtCAAAAACCTAACTTTTTAGcatattctcaaaaaaaaaattgaaatgatcaTTTTTATACTTAATATCAAGAAGAAAACAAACCTAAACTTGTTCATCATAGGAATGCATGGTTCAAGATTGATGTTCTCCAACTTGGGTTATGGTCAACTAGTCTATTTGAGTTGATCCTTTCTTAAGTTGTGCTTAATAGTGGTAACCAGACGCACTATTGATTAAGCAATTGGTTGACTGATTAGTCAATCTATAATATACTTAGGCAAACAACTAACTAGCCAATTGGTTTACCAATTGATCGATTTGTCTCTCAATGATCACCTCCAAAGAGCACTAAGTACTAATGACCAAGAAGTGAttaatcaaacaatcaatcaattaagCAATAAATTGTAGGTAATAATTACATTTTGTAAAACCCTCAATGAgataaaattctcaaattttagaGTCGCCTACTACATGAAATGCATCTAATAATTactcaaatttttatattttttgtatgtaattatattataacttgGAAATCTTTCGTTTCACATTGAAATTAACACATTTGTTATTGCAGTTACACCTAACTAACTACTTCTTACAAAATTATGTTGTTAGTTGGCATAATTTTCAAAGAGTAACTATTACTCTATTCACTTCCCCTTTCATACAtgtatttcttttaaatgtttaaaatttaaaaaaaaaacataaaaatgaaataaacaaaCGGAtagaaatcaagaaaataatgaataaagatagaaataaaataaaaaattataaaaacctaaaaaaaatattaaaacaaaagaCAAAACTTAGTATAAATCTtttctaaatgtaattttatgttttACATGAGCTAACTAATTTTATACAACAAaagatttgaaaacataaaaataaaaaaaataaaaataatgaaaataaatatattccatGTACTGATAGCTAaagttgtgtttttttattcatttatatttttataaaatggttatttttgaactaaaagtgaaaacaaaaaaaaatcctagatATTTTTAGTGCATTAATATGAGGTTTCATCACATGAAAACCACCCCGTCAACATCATCTCTTTTGGCTATTATAACCAACAAACACGCAGAGATCACAGGGAGAATTGGAAAAAGACTCGATATATGTCTCATGGTACTAATTTATTGAGAAAGAGATGGAGACAGAGCGCAAGACTTCTAGGAAACTCGAGAAGGAGAGAGAAATGGATTCCACAAATTTCAAGGACCCCATTCCTCTTAGTCTTACCTAGCAGAGAAAATCGATTCCTTGAAAGGGAATCATGAAAAATGGACCATTTTATCCctatattcaaaaaataatcattaaatatttaaatatttaaatatttaaaataaataattgtaatcataattataattaaataattttatatttgaacatataaaattaaaaaaatatatattttattactaTAAAAAGGATTAcacatttattaaatatttaaattattaatttttttaaactataatTACAATGGGCCAAACATTTGATCTTAGAAAACAACAATGGTTAAAATGtttgctttgaaaaaaaaaattatcatggtaaaaattaaaatttgattaaaaaaaaaatagtgtagGGTTTAATTAGGCATCAATCATTAATGATctatttgagaattaaattttattatagtttttggttttccaaaacaaaaaatacaaaaaacatatttgactgttttctattttatactattaataatagaaaataaaatgttttttaaataatatttttcatttattttatattgcttttacttgctttttaaggcctattttaagaaataattatacaaatatctaaaatgatttaaaatagaacattagatataaaaattatttttaaaacatattttaaaaattaagaataagttaaatacattttaagtttccaaaacagatttttgttatataactatcaaaaaataattttcaaaaattgtattcaaaaactattttttaaaattattttttaaaacagtataccttaaatattttcaattttaaaaaatacaaacataagtttttaaatatttaataatttaattataaaaatgatataaagtGATAAAACTATGCATTTTAAAAGGTAAACCGTATCCCTTCCCAAATCTTATTCCTTACTTCCAATTCTTTCCCTTTTCTAATTCATTTTCAAGCCATTTTGTTTCTATAAAATTTAGTAGACAATTGTCCTAAATGAGAAATCACTTCATTAGAAAGGTAACAAAATTTTGATAACCTTTTTGGAATCATATTAGAAAGCTTTCAATCatactccttttttttttttttctctatttcattaacttattgaaagagaattgaTTCACCCTAACTTCCAGTTTGACTAGTAGATGTTTTTAGCATGTTTCTTTCTCCTTTGAacataatgaaaaaattaacatttatttctttctattaaATTAGACTCATCATTTAATTTCAAGGGATTATCTTAACATAAATGATTTACCCATTAAAACCCCTCAAAGCATCACTTGATGCTCAAGAGTTGATTAGCATCATTTCATGGTAACTTAAAAATGGAAAGTACAGTGAAGTGGAGAAGGAATGGGGTGGTCAAACGGCTACGACAGTGTGTCACTGTCGGCTATCCCATATCCAACGAAATCAGCACCCCATTAATAAAATCTTTGAGATCCTtgatcatcatcaccatcatagAGAATTGCTGGAACCTGGTTTGTTCTGCTAATCCATTCGACATGATGGTGCAGAGATGGAACAAAAAGAGGGCgcattttcctttgattgtgTTTCTCTTTGGTCTCTTTATTCTATCTTCAATCCTCTACAACGAACGAAGTATTCGGCAAATTCATCAAAACCCAGATCACGATGATGGTCAACGGCATCAAGATTCGATCACTTCTACAACTATGAAGCTTCCCAGCCGCCCAAATCGAGTTCCAGGTTACCTGTCTTCAGTTCAACCCACTAGGGTTTCTGGGTTTTTATTGAGTTGgaccatttttttctctaatttctttaCTGGGTCTCTTGGATTTATGGTTTTGGTTTGACTTGATTTGATGGGTTTATCtgggttttaaaaattgtagaGGTTTTGGATAGATTCACCACATGCAACTCAACTGTAAAGTACAGCGGTCGGAAAGGATGGTGGGCTGACAGTAAACCGGGGCCAGATCGCCGGAGAGGACCTTCGGAGAGGTGCGACGTGTTTTCTGGAAAATGGGCCTTCGACAACACCTCTTATCCACTGTACAACGAGTCTCATTGTCCGTACATGTCGGATCAATTGGCTTGTCACAAGCATGGGAGGTCTGATTTGGGATACCAGTACTGGAGATGGCAACCCCATTACTGCAATTTGAAGAGGTACTCTGTTTCTGCAATGCTAAGCTTGGTGGGATCACTTTTTGTTTTCTGCTCTTTCatcaaaatgtttttcttttagcaTTGTTTTTCTGGTGAAGGTGGGTATTGTGCCTATACAGAAAAGGCTATTGATTATCAAAATTgtggctttttttatttttattttttctctcctgtGAATTGAGGTGGTTAATTGGTTATTGTTGCTGCGCAGATGGAATGTGAATGAAATGTGGGAGAAGTTGAGAGGGAAGAGACTGATGTTTGTAGGAGATTCACTGAATAGAGGACAATGGATATCAATGGTGTGCTTGTTACAATCAGTAATTCCGGCAGATAAGAGATCCATGTCACCCAATGCTCCTCTCACAATTTTCCGGGCAGAGGCAAGCTAAAATCCTATTGAAGAAGTTTTGATAGTTAACTTTAGGCCATTAGAGCATATTTGCAGTTTACTTGATCTCTTGAGTTTGTGCATGGATGTAAATATTGTTGGGACATAGAAAGTTTCATACTATAATTCTTAATTGATATATTGTGTCATATGCAGGAATACAATGCCACCATTGAATTTCTATGGGCACCGCTTCTTGTTGAGTCCAATTCAGATGATCCAGTGAATCATAGATTGGATGAGCGGATAATGCGTCCTGATTCAGTTCTTAAGCATGCATCCCAGTGGGAGCATGCTGATATACTGGTCTTCAATACATACTTGTGGTGGAGACAAGGCCCTGTTAAGCTTTTGTAAGCCACATTACTTTGGCACTTTGATTTTGCAGAAATGGGTTTTAAGAAGGGAGAAGGATTATTATCTTAATCTCACTATTTTTGTAGATGGAGTACTGAAGAAAATAGGGTTTGTGAAGAACTAGATGGGCTGGGAGCCATGGAGCTGGCCATGGAAGCCTGGGCAAACTGGGTGGCTACTAAGGCCGATCCCCTCAAGAAGATCTTTTTTGTGACCATGTCTCCAACACATCTGTGGTCAGTGCTGAACCATCCTCATgacctttcttcttcttttttttacccATCATTTAGATGCATTGTCTCTTCTGCATACAGTAAAAATCTCCAACTTTGCCCATCAATTCTTCAGATTTTGCATTATGATTTTTGCTTAGATGAAGTTCAGTAGTAGCTTTTTAGGCATTCAATATTTCTGGATTCAAACCATGGTCTGAAAGTTCATCTGGAGCTGGTTCTAGAAAGGATCAACCATAGTGTGCTTTCTCGTTGCCATTTAAAAAGTAGATTTAGCAAGCATTGATGCTCAGATTGGGGTAATAACAAGTAACCTAAATGTAAACTATGAAGTCTAGCATGCCAGTTTACTTTGTTGATTATTAGGGGTTTTGGTTCCCCCATTTCTGGGTGGGCTTTCAAATGAATCCATATGGCTATCGGATCTAATGagttcaattgttttttttctttaacactTGTTTAACACAAGGGTGTCCATGTTAGGGCATCAACTATAACTTCATTGTTACTTTGTTTACATGCTGAACAACCAACTTATGCTTCACAAGCTGCCATGTAAAAGGAATTTCCATTTTGAAAGTTGCTTTTACAACTGCTTCTGATCCATTGTCTTATATGATTATGCCAAAACTAAATccattggataaaaaaaaaatgaaaaaaaaaaaaaaa includes the following:
- the LOC100246524 gene encoding protein trichome birefringence-like 35, which gives rise to MESTVKWRRNGVVKRLRQCVTVGYPISNEISTPLIKSLRSLIIITIIENCWNLVCSANPFDMMVQRWNKKRAHFPLIVFLFGLFILSSILYNERSIRQIHQNPDHDDGQRHQDSITSTTMKLPSRPNRVPEVLDRFTTCNSTVKYSGRKGWWADSKPGPDRRRGPSERCDVFSGKWAFDNTSYPLYNESHCPYMSDQLACHKHGRSDLGYQYWRWQPHYCNLKRWNVNEMWEKLRGKRLMFVGDSLNRGQWISMVCLLQSVIPADKRSMSPNAPLTIFRAEEYNATIEFLWAPLLVESNSDDPVNHRLDERIMRPDSVLKHASQWEHADILVFNTYLWWRQGPVKLLWSTEENRVCEELDGLGAMELAMEAWANWVATKADPLKKIFFVTMSPTHLWSREWKPGSEGNCYDEKTPIDDESYWGSGSDLPTMRMVEKVVGRLGSKVTVLNITQLSEYRKDGHPSIYRKFWEALGPKQLSNPASYSDCIHWCLPGVPDVWNELLFHFL